One genomic window of Monodelphis domestica isolate mMonDom1 chromosome 1, mMonDom1.pri, whole genome shotgun sequence includes the following:
- the SPO11 gene encoding meiotic recombination protein SPO11 isoform X2, with protein sequence MAFTPWSSKASFFRVLDQHRVSLIKSLKEGHGEAPRKEASRFEDSVGLQMIPHCTTKKIKSDSAKSAQRFALILKILSMIYKLVQSNTYATKRDIYYTDIQLFGNQKIVDNIINDISCMLKVPRRNLHILSTSKGLIAGSLSYIEEDGTKVNCTCGSTAVAVPSNIQGIRNLITNAKFLLIVEKDATFQRLLDDNFCNKLSPCIIITGKGVPDLNTRLLVKKLWDTFHLPIFTLVDADPHGIEIMCIYKYGSMSMSFEAHNLTVPTIRWLGLLPSDIKRLNVPRGTLIPLTKQDQMKLDSILKRPYITCQPFWKKEMEIMAELKMKAEIQALTFISSDYLSRVYLPNKLQFGGWI encoded by the exons ATGGCTTTTACACCCTGGAGTTCCAAAGCCTCTTTCTTCAGGGTTTTGGACCAGCACAGGGTCTCCCTGATCAAGTCCCTGAAGGAAGGCCATGGAGAGGCCCCCCGTAAGGAGGCCTCGAG gtTTGAAGATTCTGTGGGTCTACAAATGATACCTCATTGTaccaccaaaaaaatcaaaagtgattcaGCAAAATCAGCTCAACGATTTG ctctaattcttaaaatattatctatGATCTACAAATTAGTCCAAAGCAACACTTATGCAACCAAaag agacATATATTATACTGATATCCAACTATTTGGTAACCAGAAGATTGTGGACAATATAATCAATGACATTTCCTGTATGTTAAAAGTACCAAGGAGGAATCTACATATT cTGTCTACTTCAAAGGGTCTAATTGCTGGTAGTCTAAGCTACATTGAGGAAGATGGTACCAAAGTGAATTGTACTTGCGGTTCAACG GCAGTTGCTGTACCATCTAATATCCAAGGAATTCGAA ATCTGATCACAAATGCTAAATTCCTCCTAATTGTAGAAAAAGATGCAACATTTCAACGACTCCTAGATGATAACTTCTGCAATAAACTATCTCCTTGCATAATTATTACG GGCAAAGGAGTACCAGATCTGAACACAAGACTTCTAGTCAAAAAACTGTGGGATACATTTCATCTTCCTATTTTCACTCTAGTGGATGCTGATCCACATG GCATAGAAATAATGTGCATCTATAAGTATGGATCTATG tcCATGTCTTTTGAAGCTCATAATCTTACAGTTCCAACTATCAGATGGCTTGGTCTTCTTCCCTCTGATATTAAAAG ATTAAATGTACCTAGAGGTACATTAATTCCACTAACTAAACAAGACCAGATGAAACTTGATAGCATCCTGAAGAGACCTTATATTACAtgccaaccattttggaaaaaagAA ATGGAAATAATGGCAGAATTGAAAATGAAAGCAGAAATTCAAGCTTTAACATTTATTTCATCAGATTATCTTTCCCGAGTATACTTACCTAATAAATTACAATTTGGAGGGTGGATATAA
- the SPO11 gene encoding meiotic recombination protein SPO11 isoform X3, translating into MAFTPWSSKASFFRVLDQHRVSLIKSLKEGHGEAPRKEASSSEVLAAIENIIQDIIISLSRNEAPFLKIDNRSNWENIKFEDSVGLQMIPHCTTKKIKSDSAKSAQRFALILKILSMIYKLVQSNTYATKRDIYYTDIQLFGNQKIVDNIINDISCMLKVPRRNLHILSTSKGLIAGSLSYIEEDGTKVNCTCGSTGKGVPDLNTRLLVKKLWDTFHLPIFTLVDADPHGIEIMCIYKYGSMSMSFEAHNLTVPTIRWLGLLPSDIKRLNVPRGTLIPLTKQDQMKLDSILKRPYITCQPFWKKEMEIMAELKMKAEIQALTFISSDYLSRVYLPNKLQFGGWI; encoded by the exons ATGGCTTTTACACCCTGGAGTTCCAAAGCCTCTTTCTTCAGGGTTTTGGACCAGCACAGGGTCTCCCTGATCAAGTCCCTGAAGGAAGGCCATGGAGAGGCCCCCCGTAAGGAGGCCTCGAG TTCTGAGGTTCTTGCAGCTATAGAAAATATTATCCAAGATATCATCATAAGCCTCTCACGAAATGAAGCACCTTTCCTCAAAATAGACAACAGATCGAACTGGGAAAATATCAA gtTTGAAGATTCTGTGGGTCTACAAATGATACCTCATTGTaccaccaaaaaaatcaaaagtgattcaGCAAAATCAGCTCAACGATTTG ctctaattcttaaaatattatctatGATCTACAAATTAGTCCAAAGCAACACTTATGCAACCAAaag agacATATATTATACTGATATCCAACTATTTGGTAACCAGAAGATTGTGGACAATATAATCAATGACATTTCCTGTATGTTAAAAGTACCAAGGAGGAATCTACATATT cTGTCTACTTCAAAGGGTCTAATTGCTGGTAGTCTAAGCTACATTGAGGAAGATGGTACCAAAGTGAATTGTACTTGCGGTTCAACG GGCAAAGGAGTACCAGATCTGAACACAAGACTTCTAGTCAAAAAACTGTGGGATACATTTCATCTTCCTATTTTCACTCTAGTGGATGCTGATCCACATG GCATAGAAATAATGTGCATCTATAAGTATGGATCTATG tcCATGTCTTTTGAAGCTCATAATCTTACAGTTCCAACTATCAGATGGCTTGGTCTTCTTCCCTCTGATATTAAAAG ATTAAATGTACCTAGAGGTACATTAATTCCACTAACTAAACAAGACCAGATGAAACTTGATAGCATCCTGAAGAGACCTTATATTACAtgccaaccattttggaaaaaagAA ATGGAAATAATGGCAGAATTGAAAATGAAAGCAGAAATTCAAGCTTTAACATTTATTTCATCAGATTATCTTTCCCGAGTATACTTACCTAATAAATTACAATTTGGAGGGTGGATATAA
- the SPO11 gene encoding meiotic recombination protein SPO11 isoform X1, giving the protein MAFTPWSSKASFFRVLDQHRVSLIKSLKEGHGEAPRKEASSSEVLAAIENIIQDIIISLSRNEAPFLKIDNRSNWENIKFEDSVGLQMIPHCTTKKIKSDSAKSAQRFALILKILSMIYKLVQSNTYATKRDIYYTDIQLFGNQKIVDNIINDISCMLKVPRRNLHILSTSKGLIAGSLSYIEEDGTKVNCTCGSTAVAVPSNIQGIRNLITNAKFLLIVEKDATFQRLLDDNFCNKLSPCIIITGKGVPDLNTRLLVKKLWDTFHLPIFTLVDADPHGIEIMCIYKYGSMSMSFEAHNLTVPTIRWLGLLPSDIKRLNVPRGTLIPLTKQDQMKLDSILKRPYITCQPFWKKEMEIMAELKMKAEIQALTFISSDYLSRVYLPNKLQFGGWI; this is encoded by the exons ATGGCTTTTACACCCTGGAGTTCCAAAGCCTCTTTCTTCAGGGTTTTGGACCAGCACAGGGTCTCCCTGATCAAGTCCCTGAAGGAAGGCCATGGAGAGGCCCCCCGTAAGGAGGCCTCGAG TTCTGAGGTTCTTGCAGCTATAGAAAATATTATCCAAGATATCATCATAAGCCTCTCACGAAATGAAGCACCTTTCCTCAAAATAGACAACAGATCGAACTGGGAAAATATCAA gtTTGAAGATTCTGTGGGTCTACAAATGATACCTCATTGTaccaccaaaaaaatcaaaagtgattcaGCAAAATCAGCTCAACGATTTG ctctaattcttaaaatattatctatGATCTACAAATTAGTCCAAAGCAACACTTATGCAACCAAaag agacATATATTATACTGATATCCAACTATTTGGTAACCAGAAGATTGTGGACAATATAATCAATGACATTTCCTGTATGTTAAAAGTACCAAGGAGGAATCTACATATT cTGTCTACTTCAAAGGGTCTAATTGCTGGTAGTCTAAGCTACATTGAGGAAGATGGTACCAAAGTGAATTGTACTTGCGGTTCAACG GCAGTTGCTGTACCATCTAATATCCAAGGAATTCGAA ATCTGATCACAAATGCTAAATTCCTCCTAATTGTAGAAAAAGATGCAACATTTCAACGACTCCTAGATGATAACTTCTGCAATAAACTATCTCCTTGCATAATTATTACG GGCAAAGGAGTACCAGATCTGAACACAAGACTTCTAGTCAAAAAACTGTGGGATACATTTCATCTTCCTATTTTCACTCTAGTGGATGCTGATCCACATG GCATAGAAATAATGTGCATCTATAAGTATGGATCTATG tcCATGTCTTTTGAAGCTCATAATCTTACAGTTCCAACTATCAGATGGCTTGGTCTTCTTCCCTCTGATATTAAAAG ATTAAATGTACCTAGAGGTACATTAATTCCACTAACTAAACAAGACCAGATGAAACTTGATAGCATCCTGAAGAGACCTTATATTACAtgccaaccattttggaaaaaagAA ATGGAAATAATGGCAGAATTGAAAATGAAAGCAGAAATTCAAGCTTTAACATTTATTTCATCAGATTATCTTTCCCGAGTATACTTACCTAATAAATTACAATTTGGAGGGTGGATATAA